One genomic segment of Arthrobacter sp. Marseille-P9274 includes these proteins:
- a CDS encoding MBL fold metallo-hydrolase — protein MKTSLNPHVVTLGTAGGPRWWTGESAGRRTGIATAVVVGDAVYLVDAGSGVGRQLMKADLPISSLRGIFLTHLHSDHTIDLASLAIFGMFTLKQEQHTIRIIGPGNRGKLPPASPRAATPPSPVFPDLPTPGTREMFHHLMQAYGTDLNDRVIDALRPSPLDYFAAEDIAIPASSGYHPNGNPSPAGMEPFEIYRDELVTVTATLVEHPPIAPAFAFRFDTSEGSVTISGDTAPCENLVRLARGTDLLLHEAIDFEWVERAYGSIDTDEARASIDHHRRSHTSPQDAIRIAQRAGAASLALHHLVPGTTPDAVWRAHGSSFEGGFHIPDDLDIIPFSSRHSGAGLTAPSDNHEMAVAR, from the coding sequence ATGAAGACTTCCCTGAATCCGCATGTGGTCACGCTCGGCACCGCCGGCGGGCCGCGCTGGTGGACCGGCGAGAGTGCCGGCCGTCGGACCGGCATCGCCACCGCCGTCGTCGTGGGCGATGCCGTGTACCTGGTGGACGCGGGCAGCGGCGTCGGCCGCCAGCTGATGAAGGCCGACCTGCCGATCTCCTCGCTCCGCGGCATCTTCCTCACCCACCTGCACTCGGACCATACGATCGATCTGGCGAGCCTGGCCATCTTCGGCATGTTCACGCTCAAGCAGGAGCAGCACACCATCCGGATCATCGGCCCCGGCAACCGCGGCAAACTACCGCCGGCCTCGCCGCGCGCCGCGACGCCGCCGTCGCCGGTGTTCCCGGACCTGCCCACCCCCGGCACCCGCGAGATGTTCCACCACCTGATGCAGGCCTACGGCACGGACCTCAACGACAGGGTCATCGACGCGCTGCGGCCCTCGCCGCTGGACTACTTCGCCGCGGAGGACATCGCCATCCCGGCATCCTCGGGCTACCACCCCAACGGCAACCCCTCCCCGGCCGGGATGGAGCCGTTCGAGATCTACCGGGACGAGCTGGTCACGGTCACCGCCACGCTGGTGGAGCACCCGCCGATCGCCCCGGCGTTCGCCTTCCGTTTCGACACGTCCGAGGGCTCGGTCACCATCTCCGGCGACACCGCGCCGTGCGAGAACCTGGTCCGGCTCGCCCGCGGCACCGACCTGCTGCTGCACGAGGCCATCGACTTTGAGTGGGTAGAGCGCGCCTACGGCAGCATCGACACCGACGAGGCCCGCGCCTCCATCGACCACCACCGCCGGTCGCATACCTCTCCCCAGGACGCGATCCGCATCGCCCAACGCGCCGGCGCCGCCAGTCTGGCACTGCACCATCTGGTGCCGGGCACGACGCCGGACGCGGTGTGGCGAGCCCACGGCTCCTCGTTCGAGGGCGGCTTCCACATCCCCGACGACCTCGACATCATCCCGTTCTCTTCCCGACATTCCGGGGCCGGCTTGACGGCCCCGTCAGACAACCACGAAATGGCGGTTGCACGATGA
- a CDS encoding FAD-dependent oxidoreductase, translating into MPEDNSLPVAVIGAGPVGLAAAAHLLERGLVPLIFEAGPAAGAAISAWGHIRLFSPWRFNIDAASRRLLEASGWEEPRLTSLPYGSDLMERYVAPLAALPQVAAALHTSSRVVAVSRVGMDKTHSTGREERPFLVRVEAADGTLIDHSVRAVIDASGTWEQPNPLGQAGLPAPGEVDARARRLITAPLPDVTGADRARFAGRHVLVVGAGHSAANTLLALGQLAKNEPGTRISWAVRGASVTRLYGGGDLDGLPARGQLGTRLRRLVEDGIVDLHTSFTITGFKTGDNLLVHGSTPEGDAELNVDLLIPATGFRPDLDPLREIRLELDPGVEAPRALGPLIDPEFHSCGTVPPHGAKLLAHPDKDFYIAGMKSYGRAPTFLLATGYEQVRSIAAAIAGDHDSADRVQLALPETGVCSSDFGGSCDTTPATAAEQEAACCPPGPQAVTLGFATGTAHGRSADPDH; encoded by the coding sequence ATGCCCGAGGACAACAGCCTGCCGGTAGCCGTGATCGGCGCCGGTCCCGTCGGCCTGGCGGCGGCCGCGCACCTGCTTGAACGCGGACTCGTTCCGCTGATCTTCGAGGCGGGCCCCGCGGCAGGCGCCGCGATCAGTGCGTGGGGACACATCCGCCTGTTCTCGCCCTGGCGATTCAACATTGACGCCGCGTCCCGCCGCCTGCTGGAAGCGAGCGGCTGGGAGGAGCCCCGGCTGACCTCGCTGCCCTACGGGTCGGACCTGATGGAGCGCTACGTGGCACCCCTGGCCGCGCTCCCGCAGGTTGCCGCCGCTCTACATACCTCATCCCGCGTGGTCGCCGTTAGCAGGGTCGGCATGGACAAGACCCACTCCACGGGCCGCGAGGAGCGCCCCTTCCTGGTCCGGGTCGAAGCCGCGGACGGAACCCTGATCGACCACAGTGTGCGCGCCGTCATCGATGCCTCCGGCACATGGGAGCAGCCTAATCCGCTGGGACAGGCCGGGCTGCCCGCGCCGGGCGAGGTGGACGCCCGCGCCCGCAGGTTGATCACCGCACCCCTGCCCGACGTCACCGGCGCCGACCGCGCCCGCTTCGCCGGACGGCACGTGCTTGTCGTCGGAGCCGGCCACTCCGCCGCCAACACCCTGCTCGCGTTGGGCCAACTGGCCAAGAACGAACCCGGCACCCGGATCAGCTGGGCCGTCCGCGGAGCGTCGGTCACCCGGCTCTACGGCGGGGGAGACCTGGACGGCCTACCCGCCCGCGGACAGCTCGGCACCCGGCTGCGCCGGCTGGTCGAGGACGGCATTGTCGACCTGCACACGTCCTTCACCATCACCGGCTTCAAAACCGGCGACAACCTGCTGGTGCACGGCTCGACCCCCGAAGGGGATGCCGAACTGAACGTGGACCTGCTCATCCCGGCCACCGGGTTCCGCCCCGACCTGGACCCCCTGCGCGAAATCCGGCTGGAACTGGATCCGGGCGTCGAAGCGCCCCGCGCGTTGGGGCCGCTGATCGACCCGGAATTCCACAGCTGCGGCACCGTCCCGCCGCACGGGGCCAAACTGCTCGCCCACCCTGACAAGGATTTCTACATCGCCGGGATGAAGTCCTACGGCCGGGCGCCGACCTTCCTGCTGGCCACCGGATACGAGCAGGTGCGATCCATCGCCGCGGCCATCGCCGGCGACCACGACTCCGCCGACCGGGTCCAGCTGGCCCTGCCCGAAACAGGCGTCTGCTCGTCGGACTTCGGCGGCAGCTGCGACACCACTCCAGCTACCGCCGCCGAACAGGAAGCGGCATGCTGCCCGCCTGGACCCCAAGCGGTCACGCTCGGCTTCGCCACCGGCACCGCGCACGGCCGCTCCGCCGATCCGGACCACTAG
- a CDS encoding MFS transporter has translation MSTRTTAKSASLPQPPAEGQGAPLKIPSLNTPQMRRILASSFMGSAIEFYDFILYATAASLVFNKVFFVNMDPAVGIFASFATLAVGYIARPLGGIVFGHFGDRLGRKGVLITSMLLMGVATTLIGLLPTTAQIGMLAPLALITLRIIQGLAVGGEWGGAMLMALEHAPKERRGFAASFANMGGPAGAVMATLAVSAVSTLPDEAFLSWGWRIPFLLSVVLVGIGLVIRLKVAESPLFLALEHKAEERKIPILEVLTKYPKNVIMGTLVGMSSYTVQGLMTVWAISYVVDEVGLDRTGVLNIKAIGAALTVVAIWFAARYSDRIGRRPVMLIGILAGAVLAFPIMWMLELGALWLFAIGLFLANGVIQGTIFGPFGAFTAELFPTRVRYTGASLVYQLSSTLGAGFTPMIASGLVLAAGGELWMVAAAWAGAFVLAAVCLLGVKEGRDQDLTAEKM, from the coding sequence ATGAGCACACGCACGACGGCGAAGTCGGCTTCGCTACCCCAGCCTCCTGCCGAGGGCCAGGGCGCACCGCTGAAGATTCCCAGCCTCAACACCCCGCAGATGCGGCGCATCCTGGCCTCCAGCTTCATGGGCAGCGCGATCGAGTTCTACGACTTCATCCTGTACGCGACGGCGGCCTCGCTGGTGTTCAACAAGGTGTTCTTCGTGAACATGGACCCGGCCGTGGGGATCTTCGCGTCCTTCGCCACTCTCGCCGTCGGGTACATCGCGCGGCCGCTGGGCGGCATTGTGTTCGGCCACTTCGGCGACCGGCTCGGCCGCAAGGGCGTGCTGATCACGTCGATGCTGCTCATGGGCGTGGCCACCACGCTGATCGGCCTGCTGCCCACCACAGCGCAGATCGGCATGCTCGCCCCGCTGGCACTGATCACCCTGCGCATCATCCAGGGCCTGGCGGTCGGCGGCGAGTGGGGCGGCGCCATGCTAATGGCGCTTGAGCACGCGCCGAAGGAACGCCGCGGCTTCGCCGCCAGCTTCGCCAATATGGGCGGCCCCGCCGGCGCCGTCATGGCGACGCTCGCCGTTTCGGCCGTCTCAACCCTGCCGGACGAAGCCTTCCTCAGCTGGGGCTGGCGCATACCGTTCCTGCTGAGCGTAGTGCTGGTGGGCATCGGCCTCGTCATCCGGCTCAAGGTTGCCGAGTCCCCGCTCTTCCTCGCGCTCGAGCACAAGGCCGAGGAGCGGAAAATCCCGATCCTCGAGGTGCTGACCAAGTACCCGAAGAACGTCATCATGGGCACCCTCGTGGGCATGAGCTCCTACACCGTGCAGGGCCTGATGACCGTCTGGGCCATCTCCTACGTGGTGGACGAAGTCGGCCTGGACCGCACCGGAGTCCTCAACATCAAGGCGATCGGCGCCGCACTGACGGTGGTCGCCATCTGGTTCGCCGCCCGCTACTCGGATCGGATCGGCCGCCGCCCGGTCATGCTGATCGGTATCCTGGCCGGCGCCGTCCTGGCCTTTCCGATCATGTGGATGCTCGAACTCGGCGCCCTGTGGCTGTTCGCCATCGGACTGTTCCTGGCCAATGGCGTTATCCAGGGCACCATCTTCGGCCCCTTCGGCGCCTTCACGGCCGAGCTCTTCCCCACCCGGGTGCGCTACACCGGCGCCTCGCTGGTCTACCAGCTCTCCTCGACCTTGGGCGCAGGCTTCACCCCGATGATCGCCAGCGGCCTGGTCCTCGCTGCCGGCGGGGAACTCTGGATGGTCGCCGCGGCCTGGGCGGGCGCATTCGTGCTCGCCGCGGTCTGCCTGCTTGGCGTCAAGGAAGGCCGGGACCAGGACCTGACCGCCGAGAAGATGTAG
- a CDS encoding helix-turn-helix domain-containing protein produces the protein METELNDGLGRRVALHAALADPARLRIVDLLLVGDASPSELAGLLSMPSNLMAHHLKVLEGVGLVVRSRSEGDRRRTYLQIVPGVLDALRPGAARPAARVLFVCTANSARSHLAAALWRRASEVPAASAGTHPAASIAPGAIAAAERHHLPLPRVKPRQVAEVRSDADLIITVCDRAHEELDLKTDVHWSIPDPIRAGTPEAFDLALEELDRRVENLAPLLAPAAAN, from the coding sequence ATGGAAACTGAGCTAAATGACGGCCTGGGGCGGCGGGTGGCCCTGCACGCCGCCCTGGCCGACCCGGCCCGGCTGCGGATTGTCGACCTGCTGCTGGTGGGGGACGCCTCGCCGTCGGAGCTGGCAGGGCTGCTGTCGATGCCGTCGAACCTGATGGCGCACCACCTGAAGGTCCTCGAGGGCGTGGGGCTGGTTGTCCGCAGCCGGTCCGAAGGGGACCGGCGGCGGACCTACCTGCAGATCGTTCCCGGCGTCCTGGACGCCCTCCGCCCCGGGGCTGCACGCCCGGCTGCCCGTGTGCTGTTCGTCTGTACTGCCAATTCCGCCCGTTCCCACTTGGCCGCTGCGCTGTGGCGCCGGGCGAGCGAAGTGCCCGCGGCCTCGGCCGGGACCCACCCGGCCGCCAGCATCGCGCCCGGAGCCATCGCGGCCGCAGAACGGCATCATCTGCCACTGCCCCGGGTCAAACCCCGGCAGGTCGCCGAAGTCCGCAGCGACGCTGACCTGATCATCACCGTCTGCGACCGGGCGCACGAGGAACTGGACCTGAAAACCGACGTCCACTGGTCCATCCCGGATCCTATCCGCGCCGGCACTCCGGAAGCCTTCGACCTGGCACTGGAGGAGCTGGACCGCCGCGTGGAGAACCTCGCCCCGCTGCTCGCGCCCGCCGCCGCAAACTGA
- a CDS encoding MIP/aquaporin family protein has protein sequence MTTSEAAVVPSLSRRLFAEFLGTAMLVAIVVGSGIAAQSLSPNDVGLQLLENSIATTLGLAVLIVVLAPVSGAHFNPVVSLADWFLGRRHAHGLTLPAAGAYIVAQVAGGIAGAVLANLMFDIPTAISTKDRIGTGVFVAEIVATAGLVAVIFALVRTGRAATLAGPAVGAYIGAAYWFTSSTSFANPAVTVGRIFSDTFAGIDPGSVLPFVLAQLIGGAVGAAAVLVLYRIPAARTR, from the coding sequence ATGACAACTTCTGAAGCGGCGGTCGTGCCGTCCCTGAGCCGCCGCCTGTTCGCCGAGTTCCTGGGAACGGCAATGCTCGTAGCCATCGTGGTCGGCTCCGGCATCGCAGCCCAGAGCCTCTCGCCGAATGACGTCGGGCTGCAACTGCTGGAGAACTCCATTGCCACCACACTGGGTCTCGCCGTGCTGATCGTCGTGCTGGCACCGGTATCGGGGGCCCACTTCAATCCGGTGGTCTCACTGGCAGACTGGTTCCTCGGACGGCGCCATGCCCACGGGCTGACGCTGCCGGCTGCGGGCGCATACATCGTCGCTCAGGTGGCCGGCGGCATCGCCGGAGCAGTCCTGGCCAACCTGATGTTCGACATCCCGACCGCCATTTCCACCAAGGATCGCATCGGAACCGGGGTCTTCGTCGCCGAGATCGTCGCCACAGCCGGACTCGTTGCGGTCATCTTCGCCCTGGTGCGCACCGGGCGGGCGGCGACGCTGGCCGGTCCGGCCGTGGGGGCCTACATCGGCGCCGCGTACTGGTTCACCAGCTCCACGTCCTTTGCCAACCCGGCCGTGACGGTCGGGCGCATCTTCAGCGACACCTTCGCCGGCATCGACCCCGGCTCCGTCCTGCCGTTCGTGCTGGCCCAACTCATCGGCGGCGCGGTGGGCGCCGCCGCCGTCCTGGTGCTCTACCGGATTCCGGCTGCGCGCACCCGCTGA
- a CDS encoding arsenate reductase ArsC — translation MTTETVKKPSVLFVCVHNAGRSQMAAAYLTHLAQGAIEVRSAGSQPADQVNPAAVEAMREEGIDISAELPKVLTTEAVKDSDVVVTMGCGDECPYFPGKRYEDWVLEDPAGKGVDSVRPIRDDIKGRIQTLISELLPAK, via the coding sequence ATGACTACCGAGACCGTCAAGAAACCGTCCGTCCTGTTCGTCTGCGTGCACAACGCCGGTCGTTCCCAGATGGCCGCCGCCTACCTCACCCACCTGGCCCAGGGTGCCATCGAGGTCCGCTCTGCTGGATCCCAGCCCGCGGACCAGGTCAACCCCGCCGCCGTCGAGGCCATGCGCGAAGAAGGCATCGACATCTCCGCCGAACTGCCCAAGGTTCTGACCACCGAGGCGGTCAAGGACTCCGATGTGGTCGTGACGATGGGCTGCGGCGACGAATGCCCGTACTTCCCGGGAAAGCGCTACGAGGACTGGGTGCTCGAGGACCCGGCCGGCAAGGGCGTGGACTCCGTCCGCCCCATACGTGACGACATCAAGGGCCGCATCCAGACCCTGATCTCCGAACTCCTGCCCGCCAAGTAA
- the trxB gene encoding thioredoxin-disulfide reductase gives MSEQLIIVGSGPSGYTAAIYAARAGLKPLVLAGSVTAGGALMNTTEVENFPGFPEGIQGPELMESLQKQAEKFGAVIEYEDATEVELTGHLKRVTTGSGKTYEAPAVILSTGSAYKELGLPEEKMLSGHGVSWCATCDGFFFRDQDIIVVGGGDSAMEEALFLTRFGKTVTVVVRRDALRASKIMAQRARDNEKIRFAYNSTVTAIHGDAKVTGVTLSDTVTGATRELPASGIFVAIGHLPRTDLVKGQVELDDEGYIKVDSPTTCTNLDGVFACGDAVDHRYRQAITAAGTGCAAALDAERYLAALEDADSLAAAAVAEPTHA, from the coding sequence ATGTCTGAACAGCTCATCATCGTCGGGTCCGGCCCCTCCGGTTACACTGCCGCCATCTACGCCGCCCGCGCGGGCCTGAAACCCCTCGTCCTGGCCGGTTCCGTCACCGCCGGCGGTGCCCTGATGAACACCACCGAAGTCGAGAATTTCCCCGGCTTCCCCGAAGGCATTCAGGGCCCCGAGCTGATGGAAAGCCTGCAGAAGCAGGCCGAAAAGTTCGGTGCCGTCATCGAATACGAGGACGCCACCGAGGTCGAGCTCACCGGACATCTCAAGCGCGTCACCACCGGTTCCGGCAAGACCTACGAGGCGCCGGCCGTCATCCTCTCCACCGGCTCCGCCTACAAGGAGCTCGGCCTGCCGGAGGAGAAGATGCTCTCGGGCCACGGCGTCTCCTGGTGCGCGACCTGCGACGGGTTCTTCTTCCGGGACCAGGACATCATCGTGGTCGGCGGCGGGGACTCCGCCATGGAAGAAGCGCTGTTCCTGACCCGCTTCGGCAAGACCGTCACGGTCGTGGTCCGCCGCGACGCCCTGCGCGCCTCAAAGATCATGGCGCAGCGGGCCCGCGACAACGAGAAGATCCGCTTCGCCTACAACAGCACAGTCACCGCCATCCACGGCGATGCCAAGGTCACTGGCGTCACCCTCAGCGACACCGTCACCGGCGCCACCCGCGAACTGCCCGCCTCCGGCATCTTCGTGGCCATCGGCCACCTGCCGCGCACCGACCTGGTCAAGGGCCAGGTCGAGCTCGACGACGAGGGCTACATCAAGGTTGACTCCCCGACCACCTGCACCAATCTCGACGGCGTCTTCGCCTGCGGCGACGCCGTGGACCACCGCTACCGCCAGGCCATCACCGCCGCGGGCACCGGCTGCGCAGCGGCCTTGGATGCCGAACGCTATCTAGCCGCCCTCGAGGACGCCGACAGCCTCGCCGCGGCAGCCGTCGCTGAACCCACCCACGCCTGA
- a CDS encoding ParA family protein: MTKHVPESPTAEAVEQPASRRALRQSQSGNPPAQPVQPPRPISAPVLAPVSKTPAERSEETGQDRAAEIPSAPPARRRDLRETSFLVTGSTQEPATKGWRGVLSRMGLRIEPSREELAEREDVRMVSQHWPGPRTVAVVNRKGGANKTPTVVMLSAILARYGGGPVLAWDNNESQGTLGWRTEQGPHNSSVLDLVDSSIKLLSPESNTADLAHYVHHQAADKFDVLRSDEDDEGDHEVTAEEVDIAHRVASKYYRLIVMDSGNTSRSANWRRMIDHSNQLVVPVTAMEDRAEAARLTLQTLESRGEHEAKLARNAVVVVSESTDAGRGMTGEARKRAKIEAERIEEGFRPFVREVVRIPYDPALVNGPIRYAMLQPATQRAWLRAAAAVAKGF, translated from the coding sequence ATGACGAAGCACGTTCCCGAGTCCCCGACGGCTGAAGCCGTGGAGCAGCCAGCCAGCCGGCGCGCGCTGCGGCAGTCCCAGTCCGGCAACCCGCCCGCGCAGCCGGTCCAGCCGCCGCGGCCGATCTCGGCGCCCGTCCTTGCCCCGGTTTCCAAGACGCCGGCGGAGCGGTCCGAGGAAACCGGGCAGGACCGGGCGGCGGAGATCCCGTCCGCCCCTCCGGCCCGCCGCCGCGACCTGCGCGAGACGTCGTTCCTGGTGACCGGCTCCACGCAGGAGCCTGCGACGAAGGGCTGGCGCGGGGTGCTCTCGCGGATGGGCCTGCGGATCGAGCCGTCCCGGGAGGAGCTGGCCGAGCGCGAGGATGTGCGCATGGTCAGCCAGCACTGGCCCGGGCCGAGGACGGTCGCCGTCGTCAACCGCAAGGGCGGGGCGAACAAAACCCCCACCGTCGTGATGCTGAGCGCGATCCTGGCCCGCTACGGCGGCGGTCCCGTGCTGGCCTGGGACAACAACGAGTCGCAGGGCACGCTGGGCTGGCGCACCGAACAGGGGCCGCACAATTCCAGTGTGCTGGACCTGGTGGATTCGTCCATCAAGCTCCTCTCCCCCGAGTCGAACACCGCGGACCTGGCGCACTACGTGCACCATCAGGCAGCCGACAAGTTCGATGTGCTGCGCTCGGACGAGGACGATGAGGGCGACCACGAGGTCACGGCGGAAGAAGTCGACATCGCGCACCGGGTGGCCAGCAAGTACTACCGGCTGATCGTGATGGACTCCGGCAACACCTCGCGCTCGGCCAACTGGCGGCGGATGATCGACCACAGCAACCAGCTGGTGGTGCCGGTGACGGCCATGGAGGACCGTGCCGAGGCGGCGCGGCTGACCCTGCAGACGCTCGAGTCGCGCGGCGAGCACGAAGCGAAGCTCGCGCGCAACGCCGTCGTTGTGGTCTCCGAGTCCACGGACGCCGGCCGCGGCATGACCGGAGAGGCACGCAAGCGCGCCAAGATCGAGGCGGAACGGATCGAGGAGGGCTTCCGCCCGTTTGTCCGCGAAGTGGTGCGGATTCCCTACGATCCGGCGCTGGTCAACGGGCCCATCCGGTACGCCATGCTGCAGCCGGCCACGCAGCGCGCCTGGCTGCGCGCGGCGGCCGCGGTGGCGAAGGGGTTCTAG
- a CDS encoding helix-turn-helix transcriptional regulator — MNTAQSLPVRVLDACSCGPLTGEVMGAEDARKFAQLLKALADPARLRLISLIAAQPGNEACACDLTEPVGLGQPTVSHHLKILVEAGILHREKRGVWAYYSIIPGALERAASVIAPR; from the coding sequence ATGAACACCGCGCAATCGCTCCCGGTCCGCGTCCTCGACGCCTGCTCCTGCGGGCCGCTGACCGGGGAGGTTATGGGGGCCGAGGATGCACGGAAGTTCGCGCAACTGCTCAAGGCGCTGGCGGACCCGGCCCGGCTGCGGCTGATCTCCCTAATCGCCGCGCAGCCGGGTAACGAAGCGTGCGCGTGCGACCTGACCGAGCCCGTCGGGCTAGGCCAGCCGACAGTCTCCCACCACCTGAAGATCCTGGTCGAGGCCGGCATCCTGCACCGTGAGAAGCGCGGCGTCTGGGCCTACTACTCCATCATTCCCGGCGCCCTGGAACGGGCCGCCTCTGTCATCGCACCGCGGTAA
- a CDS encoding three-helix bundle dimerization domain-containing protein, producing MVEPTSPLPGLVQDDNVLHQNVLHRISEELATRFQGVFTPETVERYVFESYTGLARSAKIRAHLPAITSRFAKDRLTALAQSKGLAAKDVPEVLFVCVHNAGRSQMAAALLAHHAQGRIHVRSAGSMPIEHLEPSAVAAMQEIGLGLEEEFPKPLTDDVVRAADVVVTMGCGDSCPVYAGKRYLDWHLEDPAGKTVEQARAIRDDLDTRIRGLLNDILDR from the coding sequence ATGGTCGAGCCCACCAGCCCCCTGCCGGGCCTGGTGCAGGACGATAACGTCTTGCACCAGAACGTCTTGCACCGGATCAGCGAGGAACTAGCCACCAGATTCCAGGGCGTCTTCACCCCGGAAACCGTCGAACGCTACGTCTTCGAGTCCTATACGGGCCTGGCCCGCAGCGCGAAGATCAGGGCCCACCTGCCGGCCATCACGTCCCGCTTCGCGAAGGACCGGCTCACTGCCCTGGCTCAGTCCAAGGGGCTCGCGGCCAAAGACGTTCCCGAAGTGCTGTTCGTCTGCGTCCATAACGCCGGACGCTCCCAAATGGCAGCGGCACTGCTGGCCCATCATGCCCAGGGCCGGATACACGTGCGTTCCGCCGGATCGATGCCTATTGAGCACCTGGAGCCATCGGCCGTCGCCGCAATGCAGGAGATCGGGCTGGGTCTGGAGGAGGAATTCCCCAAGCCCTTGACCGATGACGTGGTGCGCGCCGCGGACGTTGTCGTCACCATGGGCTGCGGGGACTCCTGCCCCGTCTACGCCGGGAAGCGCTATCTGGACTGGCACCTCGAAGACCCCGCCGGCAAAACCGTCGAACAGGCCCGAGCCATCCGCGACGACCTCGACACGCGCATCCGGGGCCTGCTCAACGACATCCTCGACCGCTGA
- a CDS encoding LysR substrate-binding domain-containing protein: MVNFTLKQLQYFVAVADHGSISAAAAASHISQAAMSQALTDLERSVGSQLVVRQRSRGISLTGVGQQFLRDARSLVRHADDVQDTIVERQQGLVGPLAIGCYTTLAAFWVPVISEKFIKPNRRLEVSLEEGEGRELQQKMLDGYLDAVLTHTRHLLPGVEARTVKEGRPYVLLAADHPLAGRKSLRLAELAEEDFVSLDIPTVRDNQLVNLRLSGLDPKIAWRSSSFEAVRGMVARGLGYTVLVQRPPVNTSYDGLPLATVEIDGPVGHSDVCVAYSSTARPSLRLRAFLDFCAEAGGAAGGPATRTTA, translated from the coding sequence GTGGTCAATTTCACGCTGAAGCAGCTGCAGTACTTCGTGGCCGTCGCAGACCATGGATCCATCTCGGCGGCGGCCGCCGCCAGCCACATCTCGCAGGCGGCGATGTCGCAGGCGCTAACCGATCTGGAGCGGTCCGTCGGCTCGCAGCTGGTGGTCCGCCAGCGTTCCCGCGGCATTTCGCTGACCGGCGTCGGACAGCAGTTCCTGCGGGACGCCCGCTCGCTGGTGCGCCATGCGGATGATGTCCAGGACACCATCGTGGAGCGGCAGCAGGGGCTGGTGGGTCCGCTGGCCATCGGCTGCTACACCACGCTGGCGGCGTTCTGGGTCCCGGTGATCAGCGAGAAGTTCATCAAGCCCAACCGCCGGCTCGAGGTCAGCCTGGAGGAGGGCGAAGGACGGGAGCTGCAGCAGAAGATGCTGGACGGCTACCTGGACGCGGTGCTGACCCACACCCGCCATCTGCTGCCCGGCGTGGAGGCCCGGACGGTCAAGGAAGGAAGGCCCTACGTGCTGCTTGCTGCGGACCATCCGCTGGCCGGGCGCAAGAGCCTGCGGCTGGCCGAACTCGCTGAGGAAGACTTCGTCTCGCTGGACATCCCGACGGTCCGCGACAACCAGCTGGTCAACCTCCGGCTGTCGGGCCTGGACCCCAAGATCGCTTGGCGCTCCTCCAGTTTCGAAGCCGTCCGCGGGATGGTTGCGCGGGGTCTCGGCTACACCGTGCTGGTCCAGCGCCCGCCGGTCAACACGAGCTACGACGGCTTGCCCCTGGCCACGGTGGAGATAGACGGGCCGGTCGGCCACAGCGACGTCTGCGTGGCCTACTCGTCCACGGCACGCCCGAGCCTGCGCCTGCGGGCGTTCCTCGACTTCTGCGCGGAGGCCGGCGGCGCGGCGGGCGGGCCCGCAACGCGGACGACGGCGTAG